A region of Micromonospora sp. WMMD882 DNA encodes the following proteins:
- a CDS encoding dihydrolipoamide acetyltransferase family protein — MTTVTGDQVFLLPDLGEGLTEAEIVQWRVAVGDVVTVDQIVVEVETAKAVVDVPCPYAGRVVALHGAVGEVRPVGRPLVTVASLDAATRDAGAVADAGAVADAEPSGHATYREEERAGSGNVLIGYGTGPGDTGRRRRRARPTAASASPTRPVAPEPPIRPAGPPSAGSAGPPSSAGSGPAPRPSGSAGGGSPVISPIVRRLAREHGLDPTTLTGTGPGGVVRRSDVEAAVAAADTPTAARTPPSALTPASGPVPSGPPAAEDVVIPLTGVRKAIADKLSRSRREIPEVTIWVDVDATGLTQTRAAINAARPDQPVSLLALLARICLSGLRRYPQLNARVDGEGQRIVQSAGVHLGIAAQTDRGLLVPVLRDAQRLTTAELAVALAETTAAARTGTLPPARLTGGTFTLNNYGVFGVDGSTPIINHPEAALLGVGRIVDKPWVVDGQLAVRKVTQLSLTFDHRVCDGGVAGGFLRHVADCVEQPALLVAAV; from the coding sequence ATGACGACGGTGACCGGAGACCAGGTTTTCCTCCTGCCCGACCTGGGGGAGGGGCTCACCGAGGCGGAGATCGTGCAGTGGCGGGTCGCCGTCGGCGACGTGGTGACGGTGGACCAGATCGTCGTCGAGGTGGAGACGGCGAAGGCGGTCGTGGACGTGCCCTGCCCGTACGCCGGGCGGGTGGTCGCCCTGCACGGCGCGGTGGGCGAGGTCCGGCCGGTCGGCCGACCGCTGGTCACGGTGGCGTCGCTGGACGCCGCGACCCGCGACGCGGGGGCGGTGGCCGACGCGGGGGCGGTGGCCGACGCCGAGCCGTCCGGTCACGCCACCTACCGCGAGGAGGAACGCGCCGGCTCCGGCAACGTCCTCATCGGGTACGGCACCGGGCCCGGCGACACCGGCCGGCGGCGTCGGCGCGCCCGACCGACGGCCGCGTCGGCGTCCCCGACCCGGCCGGTCGCGCCGGAGCCTCCGATCCGGCCCGCCGGGCCGCCCTCGGCCGGGTCCGCCGGGCCGCCGTCCTCGGCCGGATCCGGGCCCGCGCCCCGGCCGTCCGGGTCGGCCGGCGGCGGGTCCCCGGTCATCTCGCCGATCGTCCGGCGGCTGGCCCGCGAGCACGGCCTCGACCCGACCACCCTGACCGGCACCGGCCCCGGCGGCGTGGTGCGGCGGTCCGACGTGGAGGCGGCCGTCGCCGCGGCCGACACGCCGACCGCCGCCCGGACGCCGCCCTCAGCCCTGACGCCGGCCTCCGGACCGGTCCCGTCCGGGCCACCCGCCGCCGAGGACGTGGTCATCCCGCTGACCGGGGTCCGGAAGGCGATCGCCGACAAACTCTCCCGCAGCCGGCGGGAGATCCCCGAGGTGACCATCTGGGTGGACGTGGACGCGACCGGGCTGACGCAGACCCGCGCCGCGATCAACGCCGCCCGCCCCGACCAGCCGGTCAGCCTGCTCGCCCTGCTGGCCCGGATCTGTCTGTCCGGTCTGCGGCGGTACCCGCAGCTCAACGCCCGGGTCGACGGGGAGGGGCAGCGGATCGTCCAGTCGGCCGGGGTGCACCTGGGCATCGCCGCGCAGACCGACCGGGGGCTGCTCGTCCCGGTGCTGCGCGACGCCCAGCGGCTCACCACCGCCGAGCTGGCCGTCGCGCTCGCGGAGACCACCGCGGCGGCCCGTACCGGCACGCTGCCCCCGGCCCGGCTCACCGGCGGCACCTTCACGCTGAACAACTACGGCGTGTTCGGCGTCGACGGCTCGACGCCGATCATCAACCATCCCGAGGCGGCGCTGCTCGGCGTCGGGCGGATCGTGGACAAGCCCTGGGTGGTCGACGGGCAGCTCGCCGTCCGCAAGGTGACCCAGCTCAGCCTGACCTTCGACCACCGGGTCTGCGACGGCGGGGTGGCCGGCGGGTTCCTGCGGCACGTCGCCGACTGCGTCGAACAGCCCGCCCTGCTCGTCGCCGCGGTCTGA